A region of the Oncorhynchus gorbuscha isolate QuinsamMale2020 ecotype Even-year linkage group LG02, OgorEven_v1.0, whole genome shotgun sequence genome:
GGAGCTCTGTTTACCATCTAAATTGCTGACAGTTAGATTTGATTCACTAGTTCCTGCCCACAGAAAGCACTGGAGGGGCAGATACTGCTTTGTTTATCACTGTCCGTCTATTTTGGCTGCTggtattttattttcaaaattGATGTGCTGTTGCATACAAGAGCTTTCAGCCCATTTCACAtgcactcacatgcacacacgccTACACATATTACATGATGCTGCTCCTGTTTGAACCCGGTGAGCTCACCACCTCCGGGGTTCTTTAGAGGTTAGGAGTGGGAGGTCACAGCCACACCCCCAACAAGCCCCATCTCCACccatgggtattgtgtgtgtgtgtctaagaggCGGGGGATAGAGATGGTAGCAGGTagcagcttgtgtgtgtgtatggaggggggggggtatgctCTACAGTAAACCCATGCTCTATAGTATATATAGGAGTGAGAGGTAGCTAAGAAGAGCAGATCTCCTGTTTTGTCCTGTCCTCCTGTTTTATCATTCTTGATACTGACCCTGCTCTGCTGTAGCCATGACGACCATGCTGCTGAGCGCACTAGGAGCACTGCTCTGCTCCTTGGTTGTCACCGCTGAGGTCATGCCCCAAGGAGACTTCAATCTAcagggggtaagagagagaatgaagagagggatcAGAAATCAGCGTTACATTGAAAATCAAATGACGAGGAACAAACTAGGGATTATTATGGAGAAAAAAAGAAACGTTAGGAGAAAGAATACAGAAAGGAACCTGTGATGAAAACCAGATTCAAATGGAAGGGATGAAGACAAATGTGGGAATTCTAGTGACACATTGTTGGGTGTTCATATTGAGACAATAGTTATTCAGATGTTCCTTCATGAATGATTCAGGGATATTTCAGTATCAGCCCTTACAGATTTAAAGAACCACGGAACACGCTGATTGGCACGTGGGTTTTTCTGTTGCTCATTAGAAAAATGAATTTtcagtcttggaggtgtgtttcctGGCCGATTCCACATTTGGTTATTGATGTTTGTcccccatgagacactgtagcCTATTTCACCTCCTCAAAATCCCCAGAGTGAACTAAATAGAAATATGTAATTAATTTTGACGTTTTTGCCAAGGATTTTTTAGTTGTACAGCTTTACATCTAAGGTGTTtagtgcagtatttctcaagcaAATAAATGCTTGAGTTGTTGCCTTATGTGAACAGTCGGAGCTGCTGAGCaagtctgtctcactgtctatgcTATTAGATAGAGCGCAATCACCGCAGCTGTTCACCCCATGTTAGTGGGCAAATTGACATCCtcaaatcaaaacccaacctTCCTTTACCCGTTGGGACGCATGGATGTTCCAAACTCCATAATTATGCTATTTACACTTCGAAGTCAATTTTGATTCTAGAATAACTTTCTGACTCATATTGATGCCACAGATGCCGTTTTCATAGGGATCTGTTGCTTTTCAAAGGAAGCCGTTCTTTAAGGTTGATACGTTCTGTGACCCCTGCAGACAGGAATGAGGATGTGATGTAATCTAATCGGGGCTGGTTTTTGCAGGTGGCAGGAAAGTGGTACGTGATTGGATTTGCCACTAATGCCCAGTGGTTCGTCAAACACAGGGCCGACATGAAGATGGGCACCACCATGCTGACACCAACTGCTAACGGAGACCTGGATATTGCATATTCTAGCCGGAAGtaagtaagagagaaagagagcgacatTGTGCTGGTTCTGTTTTAACTGTATTGTCTCTGTAGCGCTGATGGCTCCTGCTGGAGAATGAACCACCTGGCCAAGAAGACAAAACTTGCGGGGAAATTCATCTACAAGAGCGAGCGTAAGTCTACAACCTATAAACACATACACAGTGCACTAATGGGCATATGTGTGATATTGTCAATTCAACTCCCTCTCGTCCCCTCCAGGCTGGAGTAATGAAAATGACATGCGTGTCGTTGACGTTAAGTATGACGAATATGCTCTTATTCACACCAAGACCAAGGGTGTTTCAGCTGTGCTCACCAACCTGTATGGTACGATCCTTTCCACTCCTCTGCAAAATCCAATGACTCAGTCTCATTGTTTCACTATTCCTTTCCCCGTCATTTGTTAGAAATCTTATATTGCATCCTTCCCACAGTATATTTAGTGTGCCGTGCACTACATGTGTTGTGTCTACAGCCCGTGGGACAAACCTGGGCCCTGACCTGCTGCAGAAGTTTAGGCAGTTCTCCCTGGACACTGGCATTCTGCCCGAAAACATCGCTATCTTCCCCAAAAACGGTACGTCCCATCTCTGTTTGTGAAGTGTGTTGAAGTTGGACAATATTTCTGGATAGAAGTGTGGAACGTCTCAGACTTATTGTCAACTGCCTTTTCTTTTCGGCAGATGAGTGTCCCGCTGCGTAACTTCATCCATATTCTTCACTTTGTTCCCTTGATCCTTCTGCATGGCTTTGCTACTTGATGGGTCGATCCATGGCCATTGTGGCAACCATGAATCATCTTCAGCTGCAGTGAACCATCAGACCACACCGTAACAGGCATCTGCATTACCTACTGAAGCTCAGCGTAGCTGGTTAGCTAATCTTGTAACCTTAGTTTTTCACTTCCCTGATTGGTTCCAATAAAATACTGTCTCGTGCTTTTTTCCGTTTGTCAGTCGTTCTACTCGTCAGATGACTAGAATATGTTGGGTATTTAATACCTCTGATCCTAAGATTTAACGTTAGCTGCTTTAGAAGTCTGTGTTGATCAAATGTAATGTAAAACCATTTCTAAAAGTAACCTCGGTGTACCATCGTTCTATTGAAAATGTTATCCTACTTCTTGCCAGTACATCCATAACACAGCTCTGATTCCTCCTTTTGTTAAGGGTTTACATCTACACACTTTATTTACAAATGTGTACAAAACAATAATTTACCTCCTATAGAATTCTAGTTACACTGAATTATACAACAAAGTTCATGATGAAATAAATATAAAAGCACAAATGATCACAGGGGAAGGAACTGTTGAAGGGAGTACAAATATACCACCAGTCTTTACAAGTTGTATTTCTCCTCAGGGGACTAATGCCTCTCCCTGGCCACTGGCATAAGTAGATGTGTGTTTGGGTAAAGGAAGTATGTTGTGGTCATGAGTCTGTGGTACCAGATCTAGTGCAATCTAACTCTGAAGGCCTTGCTGGCGCTACATCCTATTTCAGGTGCCTGATAATAAAGCTTTAGGGGTTAAATAATCTGTATGAAGATGGGTTTAAGGGTTGGTTCTAAATGATACTGCTTACCTGTTAGATTGCCCCACCCCCATGGGATAAACAACCACATCTAGTATCTCATTTTGTGTAAAGAAGTGAATCAACTGAAAGAAACCACAGCTTTTACAATGGACATGGCTATTTGCTATGATGCAGTCAACTCCTTCTTCAGGCATTGTCCATGACCAGACAGTTCTCAAAGCAACAAAGATATGACATGGAGATGTGGGGTCAGAGCACCACGAAGCACAACACGCTATGAAAGTCCCGCCTATTACCTAGTTCAAGTCCTGTTTTTTGAATGGGGATCAAGCTTACATGATCAAATTCATGAAAATGTGGTTATTTAAGACATGTCAAATTATATTTGTACTCGTGGATTAATTTACTTATACCTTTAATAGGGTTTCCAATTGCATTTTATTATTCTGCATCCATTGGATAAAGGGGAATTAATCCACGGATACAAATGTGACAATTCAAAATTTAAATTAACACATTTTCATGAATTTGATGATATAAGCTTGACGCCCATTCAAAAACAGTACGGGACTTGAACCAGGAAGTAGGCAGGACTTGCATAGGGTATAGAGACACTACAACAATGTGTCTTAACTGACACATCCCTCATAACTGGCACTCAACCACATAAAAAAACATTCTCTCAGTGTCTCAGCATTCAAAGCATCAGGTGTAATTCACAAGTTCATGATTACTGCATTCATAGTTCATTAAATATATTGGCAAGTGTTATTCGAATAAGAGTTCATCTCGACCACTCTGCACAGTGGACCTGCTTTTTCACAGCAGGTGAATGTCCATTTCATTGTGTGAATACAGCTTGTAGATTACATTTAGTCTTCGCTGTGTGTCAACAAGTACAAGTAGGATTAAAAGTTGCTACTTTAATAACTGGACTGTTGGCTGTGGAGTAAAAACGAATGTATGAATCTACAAAGACCTCAGACTCTTGCACATCCTACAATGCACACGTTCACCAGCAGGGGGACATGCAGACAAAAGTGCAAGTATGTACAGGGCTTTGTCACCTGATTCCATAGGCCTTACCCAGGTATATGTACACTTATATTCATTTTCAGTTGCAGAAAAGTTAGCTTCAGAGTCTCTGGGATAATAATAACAGAAGATGTTCCATGTTAATGCAgcgaacagacagacacaccctgaacaaaaatataaacaacatgaaatgtgttggtcccatgtttcatgaactgaattGAAAGTCAAAAGAAATGTTCCattcgcacaaaaagcttatttctctctaattttgtgcacaaatttgtcaacatccttgttagtgagcatttctcatttgcaaagataatccatccacctgccaggtgtggcatatcaagaagctgattaaacagcatgatcattacacaggtgccccttgtgctggggacaataaaaaggccactctaaaatggaacgttttgtcatacaacagatgtctcaagtttcgagggagcgtgtaattggcatgctgactgcaggaatgtccaccagagctgttcccagaaaattgaatgttcaattctctaccataagcagtCTCCAACTTTCTTTTAaataatttggcagtatgtccaactggcctcacaaccgtagaccatgtgaatggcgtcgtgtgggtgggtggtttgcagatgtcaacattgtgaacagtgccccatggtaatggtatgggcagacataagctgCAGACAACGAACAccaaattgcattttatcgattgcaatttgaatgcagagataccATTGCGAGATCCGAAgaagatgtgtcgcgctgcatgagacaaatggtggtctcacaccagatactgactggttttctgatccatgcccctactcttaaggtatctatgaccaacagatgcatatttgtattcccagtcatgtgaaatccatagattagggcctaattaattaatttcaagtgactgatttccttatatgaactttaactAAGTAAaatttttgaaattgttgcatttatatttttgttcagtatacacacatacatacaattgATTACGGTGGGTTAGTGGTTCCATCTGTGTTTTTGTTGTGGTATGAGGGGTAGGTTGTGCTAGGGTCACTCTGCCTGCACTAAGTCCTTGTGGTGGCGTGCGATATGCTGGCTCTTCTCCGACGGCCTGCGGAAGCCTTTAGAGCAGATCTCACAGCGGTGGGGGTAGTCTTTTGTGTGGATGGAGATCACATGGCGCTTGAAGCCCGAGGCATCCCCAGAGCTGTAGTCACAGTACTGACACTGgtacaccctcctctccctgggccCCTTGGCCATTCCCGCAGCACTAGAACTAGCACCAGGTACCAACACCTGCTTCCTTGCCACCGGTGGACTGGCAGGGGAAGGCCCCAATAAGGTCCTTTTGGGCCCGTTCTTTTCAGGAGAGGCCTGTTGCTCCTTGGTGTGAACCGACAGGATATGGCGA
Encoded here:
- the LOC124006644 gene encoding lipocalin-like, yielding MTTMLLSALGALLCSLVVTAEVMPQGDFNLQGVAGKWYVIGFATNAQWFVKHRADMKMGTTMLTPTANGDLDIAYSSRNADGSCWRMNHLAKKTKLAGKFIYKSERWSNENDMRVVDVKYDEYALIHTKTKGVSAVLTNLYARGTNLGPDLLQKFRQFSLDTGILPENIAIFPKNDECPAA